One Tursiops truncatus isolate mTurTru1 chromosome 3, mTurTru1.mat.Y, whole genome shotgun sequence DNA segment encodes these proteins:
- the SPMIP10 gene encoding sperm-associated microtubule inner protein 10, translating to MASGKDTCLILPKLTNNCSNENSSKPANKCGEIHLPRFSLKHGMIPRRYVMPWKQNMKFRNVNLKHAEACGIHAGPLEDSLFLNHSERLCHGEDRKVVLKKIPPEIKIADMPLHSPLSKYQSTVISHGFRRRLI from the exons ATGGCTTCAGGCAAAGACACTTGTCTTATCTTACCTAAACTCACCAACAACTGTTCTAATGAGAATTCATCTAAGCCTGCTAATAA GTGTGGTGAGATTCATTTGCCACGGTTTTCATTAAAGCATGGGATGATCCCAAGACGTTATGTAATGCCTTGGAAACAGAACATGAAATTCAGGAATGTGAATCTGAAG catgcAGAAGCATGTGGGATCCATGCTGGCCCTTTGGAAGACTCTCTGTTTTTGAATCACAGTGAAAGGCTTTGCCATGGGGAAGATCGTAAAGTTGTCTTGAAGAAAATCCCACCAGAAATAAAAATTGCAGATATGCCTCTGCATTCACCTCTCTCCAAGTACCAAAGCACTGTGATTTCCCATGGCTTCAGGAGGCGACTGATCTga